Part of the Companilactobacillus zhachilii genome is shown below.
GACGACCTTTCATCATTATTGGATTATCACAATACAGTGATGATTTTCATGGGTGCCGGGGATGTTCAAAAGTATGAAACTGCTTATGAACAATTGTTAAGCACTTTGAATCCTAATCAACAATAAAAATAAAGCTAAGCAATCTGATTTTTGGATTGCTTAGCTTTTTTATATGCCGCCTCCAGGAGCAATGAAATTAGGTACGCTATGGGGACCGGTTGGAGCCAAGGTCTCCAACCTCGATTTTGAACTTCGCAAAGTGCGCGAATTTCAAAACTCGTCCCGTGGTGTAATGGCTAAAGCCATAACGCCACCTTCACAGCGACCTAATTTCATTGCTCCTGGAGGCTAGTTTATTTGTTGTTTTTTTACAATATTGAGATTGATTTGTATGCTGTTTACTATCTTGATACTTCGGAAAACTAGAGTGTCATAACTTAAAGTCTATTTTGAAACTTTTAACATTTGGTTACTTAATCATTAATACTTTTGAAAATTTAATTCACAGTAATCTAAATTTATTGTTGATGTGGTTTTATCACAAAAGTTTCAAAAAGACTGATGCGATGATAACTGATGCCACTGATACGGTTGCAAATCCTCCGACGAGCATTTTAGGTAAGATGGATTCGGTTAGATAGGCTTTTTCGTCGTCGCTTTGAGCAACACTTTGGCAAATTTCGGTTGTTAGGATGAAATCGGCAGGAAATCCAAAGAGGGCTGTTAATGAACAGGCAAAGGCCATTTCACGGCTCATACCAAATGGCTTTGCTAATAGGAATGAGGCTACAAACATACCGAGGATTCCTAGTAAAATTAAAACGATAATTTGAATAATAATATGTCCGATAATAGCAGGTGTGGTCAAGCTTAGTTGGGCAAAGATGTATGACAATAGTCCATACATTAGCCAGTTGAAGACTTTAGCTTTATCAAGGGCATTTGTTTCAATGAAACCGAGTTGATGGGCGATTACACCCAGGATTAGACAGATGACGTTGGCGTTGATTTCTCCGTGAACGAGGCTGGCTAACCAGTTTCCTAGTAAAGCAATCAAGGCAACACGAGTAATGATAAAGACGGGTGTTTGAAATTGGTCAGGCAATTTAAAAGCTGGTTTATTAACTGTTTCAGAAAGATTATGTTTTTTAATAATTTGGGCGACTTCAGAAGTGGGGTCGTCTTTTTCATTGTGATATTTAGTTGAAAGTCGATGTCCTTCTTTACGCAAAAGGAGGGCCGTTAATGGATAACCAATCATTGAATGCATGATAAACATTGAAACTGGGAGAGCTACTAGGGTTGTGATGCCGGCAGCTTTCAATCCGTTAGTCATCAATAATGCAGCAACGATACCACCAGTTAATGGTGGAACTGCAGCAACAACTGTTTTCCAGTTAAAGAATAATGATCCAATGGTTAAAGTGAAAATTAATGTACCAGTAACGCCTAGAAGCGCGATACAAACAGCTTTCCACTGGTTAGCCAATTCCTTTAGATCCATTAAGCTTCCCATCTGTACCAATAACATCGACATCGCAACCCCGACGAATTGGGGTGTATAAGAAGCTTGTGTAACGATATTTTTTGGTAGAATAGTCCAAAATCCGATGGCGAAGAGGACCGCGGTGATGAAAATTGAAGGTACGAATGCTTTGGTAGCGGCAGAGGCCCACTCACCGATCAATATGAAAATCATGACAGTTGTGAACGATAGTAGATAAGTCATATTTTTGACCTCCTGAAATTTATTGGCAAAAATTATTAGTTACAGCGCAAATTTTGCGAGCATTTAATAAATATGGCAATAAATAAAGCATTTATTAGACAAAAAGTATAATTATATCAAAAATAATTTGTACATTTTGACTTTAAAACTATTTCAATTTAAGCTAAATTTAAATTTTATTTAGGAGGACTTTATCGTGGAAACTCTTTACAAGAATTTTAATTTATTTGATGGCAAAACAGCTCAAATTCAAAAAGATGCTTGGTTTATCGTTGATGATAAGTCTGGAGAAATTATTAAGTTAGGCTTTAAAGATGCACCTGATGCTGAACACATCGTTGATTTGCAACAAAAGTATGTCATGCCTGGATTGATCAATTCGCATGTTCACTTAATGATGAATGCAATTACTAATAAGTTGAATTATTTGTCAGAGGCTGAAGTTACTTTTACAGCGTTAAATAATTTAAAAGAGGCACTTCAAGCTGGTGTTACTTATGTGAGAGATTGCGGTTGTGCCTTCGATGTGGATATTAAATTGCGTCGCTTACAAGAAGAAGGTCAATTGGGTGGAACCGAAATAGTGCCATCTGGACGTCCAATGTCAATCACAGGTGGACATGCTGACTTTACTGAAGGACTTGATGGCGAAACAACTTGGGGCAATATTGTCGATTCCCCTGATGAAATGCGTCATGCTGTTCGTCGTGAGTTTAAACTGGGTGCTAAAAATATCAAAATCATGGTTACCGGTGGTGTCATGTCGGCGACTGATAAGATTGATGATGTAGAACTTTCAATGCCTGAATTGGAAACTGTTGTTGAAGAAGCTCACAACAAACATATGACAGTTGCCGCCCATGCTGAAGGTGCCAAAGGTATTCATGAAGCAATTGTTGCTGGAGTAGACTCAATTGAACACGGTTGCTTAATTACAGATGATGACATTGAGTTAATTAAGCAAAAAGGCATTTATTTAACACCGACAGTTATCGCAACATACTCTATTCCAGCCTATGGTGAAGGCAAATTGCCAGATTATATGATTGAAAAAGCCAAAGGTTTCAAGGAACAATTCTATGCACGTATGAAAGTAGCCATTCCTGCAGGAGTTAAATTATCTTTTGGTACTGATGCTGGGACTCCATTCAATCGTTTCGGCGATATTCCAAAAGAGCTAGAACTGCTGACTGATGTTGGAGCAACCAATGAAGAAGCCTTACTATCAGCAACAAAAAATAGTTCCCACTTGTTAGGAATTGATGACAAATATGGTTCACTAGAAACCGGAAAAATCGCCGATTTCTTAGTGCTTGATGATGATCCCATTGCTGATATTAAGGCTGTTCAACAAGCTGATAAAGCTGTTTATAAAAAAGGCGTTAAGGTATTTTAATTAGTAAGATTTGTCGAAGACTTAATTAAAATTTTAGGAGATACAGATGAATAAGACATTTACCAACCTCAATTTATTTAATGGAATTGACGAAACAATTGTTAGAAATAGTTATTTTACCGTCAATGAAAGTGGTCGTATTACTGAAATTGGGGTAGGTATTCCCAATGATGACAGTCAGAAAATAGATTTGAAGGGAAAATACGTGATGCCAGGGATGATAAATGCCCATACTCATATCATGATGGATCCCTTTCTCAATAAATTTAATTATGCATCTGAAACTGAAGTGACTTTCGAGGCGTTGAATAATTTGCAAAAACTTTTGCTGTCAGGAGTTACTTATGTGAGAGACTGTGGTTGTGCCTTTGATGTTGATATTAAATTACGTAAGTTACAAGAAGATGGGCAACTCAAAGGAACTGAAATTTTACCATCTGGTCGTCCGATGACAATGACAGGTGGCCACGCAGATTTTGTTGAAGGACTTGATGGGGAAACGACTTGGGGTCATATTACGGATTCTAACGATGCTATGCGTCATGCCGTTCGTCAGAATTTCAAACGTGGTGCTAACAATATTAAAGTCATGGTCACAGGTGGAGTAATGTCACCAACTGACCAAGTTGACGATGTTGAATTAACAGAAGAAGAAATTCGTATAGCGGTTGAAGAAGCTCACAGTAAGCACATGACAGTGGCAGCACACGCCCAAGGTAATCGTGGAATTCAGTTTGCACTCAATGCTGGTGTTGATTCAATTGAGCATGGAATTTATCTTGATAAAAAACAAGCTGAATTTATGAAAGATAATGATATCTGCTTAGTACCGACCTTGAGTGCCTGTGTTAATATTGAAAAATTTGCAAAAGGTAAAGTTCCAAATTATATGTACTTGAAAAATCAAGCTGTTAAGGCCGATTTATTCAGAAATGCAACAATGGCTACACAAAAAGGTGTCAAAATTATTGTTGGGACCGATGCTGGAACACCCTTTAATAGTTTTGACACGGGCACGGCAGATGAAGTTGTATTACTTACTGAATTAGGATTAACACCTTATCAAGCTCTATTAGGAACAAACATTTATGCGGCTGAATTATTAAAGATTGATGACCAATATGGCAGTATTGATGTTGATAAATTTGCTGATTTTTTGGTATTGGACGAAAATCCATTAGATGACATTACTGCAATTAGACAAGCTAATAAACTAGTTTATAAAAAAGGTGAGTTAGTTAATAAAAAAGTAAATGTTGGGCTGAATGAAGTAGCTGATTTGTTATAAAAGTTAGATTCTTTTCTAGCATAAATTTTTTTAAAATAGTAAAGTATAGGGTAAGAGCTAGGCTATGACAGAGCAGATTGTCATGGCCTTTTTGTATGAAAAGAGGTCATTGGTTTGGATAATTCCGTATCAACTCGGGTTAAATTGTCAATTTTGGCAGTGGGATTGTTATCATTTACAGGTATTTTAATTGAAACATCAATGAATGTGACATTTCCAACATTGGTTAAAATGCTTAACGTCAGTCTGGGTACAGTTCAGTGGCTGACAACGGGATATTTATTGTTAACAACAATTGTTATGAGTACAACGGCTTATCTTTTGAAAAAATTTAATCCGCTAAAGTTATTTATTTTCGCAACCGCTTGTTGTTTTATCGGTTCGCTGGTTTGTTTAATGGCACCTGATTTTCCAGTTTTGCTAGGTGGGAGATTATTACAGGCAGTCTCTACAGGACTTTCAACACCATTGATGTTCAATTTGATTTTTGAGGAAATACCTACTTCTAAGTTAGGGCTATATACTGGTTTAGCTGGGATTGTAATTTCATTAGCTCCTGCCTTAGGGCCTACCTATGGTGGTGTCGTTAATGGCTTGTGGTCGTGGCGTGAAATATTTGTAGGTGTTTTGCCATTAATTATTTTATTGTTTATTATTGGGATTTTTACTATTCGTGGTCAAGCTCGAGGTACAAAGGGGATTTCCTTTGATTATTTGAGTGTGGCAGGATTAGCCATAATTTTCTCAACAATTTTATTTACTTTTGATCAAGCAGGTCGCTATGGCTGGGATTCTAAGAAATTTTTACTTTGGGTATTAGGTTCGTTAGTGATTTTTATAATATTTACTTGGTACAATCGTCAAAGTAGTCGTCAATTGATAGATTTTTCAATATTAAGAGTTCCAGTTTTGAGGTTACGTTTATTTGGATACTTTAGTTTGCAATTTATAAATATCGGTTTGTCATTTGTTTTGCCGATATTTGCTCAAACAGTTTTAAAACTAGATTCAGCACAGGCTGGATTAATGCTACTACCGGGTTCGTTGCTAGGTGCAGCAGTCGGCCCTATTGCCGGTTATATGTACGATAGACGAGGAGCTTGGATTCCACTATTGATCAGCGGTTTATTAATAACTGTTGGTTCAGGTCTATTTTGGATTAAGAGTGAAAGCTTGACGATGGTGGGGATTATTTGGATTTATATTTTAGTAAGGATTGGTTTCAGTATGGGATTTGGAGTCTCATTATCCGACGGAAGCGTTCAAGTAAAGGGGGCGAAGAAGTCGGACCAAAATTCGCTTTATAGTATGATGCAACAATATGCGGGTTCACTAGGAACAAATGTCTTGTCGGTTGTTATTTCAGCAGTGGCTATAACAAGTGGCACCAATAATGAAGTTTTGAACACAATAGCGGGTGCAAAAATTGACTTTGCTATTTTAACTGTTCTATCGTTACTAGTATTGTTATCAATTATTTATGTTTATTTCAGATATGAAAGACAAAAAGATTAATTGAAAATCTTGGGAAGTTTGGTTAGTTGCCGTCTCTGGGTGTAAAAAATGTTGGCGCTGTGGGGACCGGTTCGAGCCGAAAAGCGGTCTCGAACCACGATTTTGAACTTCGCAAAGTACGCGAATTTCAAAACTCGTCCGGTGGTGTAATGACTAAAGCCATTACACCACCGTCACTGCAGCCAATATTTTTTGCACCCAGAAACTAATATATTTGTTATTTTTAAAACAGTGCTGTATTATTTGAAGTTTAATATAATCAAAAGGGCTAGATATTTTTTGTATACCAAGAAAAATATCTAACCTTTTTTTACATTGGATTCTATAACCAAAGTTGAGAAAAAACTGATGCGGTAAGAGTTGTTTTTTATCTTTCACAGTCAAGTGATTATAGGTTAACCCCATAGCTACCAAAATCTCTTGCTCTTGGAGGCGGAATATTTAACATGCATATTGACTGGAGGTTGCGTAGTGATGGGTAACTTTAATTTCACTAATCTGTTACAACGCAGTCTGATTTGTTAAAATAGAATTAGTTAATTCAGTTTTATTGGAGAATATATGTCAAAAAATAAAAAATTACTTTTAATAGATGGAAATAGTGTGTCATTTCGAGCTTTCTTTGCTATGCACAACGTTTTAGATAAGTTTGTTACTGGCGAAGGAATCCACACAAATGCACTATACGCATTCAACAACATGTTGGAATTGATTTTAAAAGATGAACAACCAACACACGCTTTAGTTGCTTTTGATGCTGGTAAGACAACTTTTAGAACCAAGATGTTTGATGAGTACAAGGGTACACGTGCTAAGACACCCCAAGAATTGATGGAACAATTGCCATTGATTCAAGAGATGTTAAATTACCGTGGGATAAAAACGTATGAGTTACCAGACTATGAAGCTGACGATATCATCGGTACAATGTCACGTAAAGCTGAACTGGATGGCATGGACGTGACGATTATCACCGGTGATCGTGATTTGACTCAGTTAGCAACTGATAAAGTTACGGTTAAAGTTAACGTTAAAGGTGTTACGGAAACCGAAGCATATACCCCAGAGCACGTTCAAGAAAAATTAGGCATTACACCTAAACAAATCATTGATATGAAGGGCTTAATGGGTGATACATCTGACCATTATCCTGGTGTTGAAAAAGTCGGTGAAAAAACCGCTATCAAATTGATTAATGAATACGGTAGCGTTGAAGGTATTTATGATCATGTCGATGAGATGAAGAAGAGTAAATTAAAAGAACACTTAATTAATGACAAAGACAAAGCATTTTTGAGTAAAAAGTTGGCTACGATTAATTTGGAAGCCCCAGTCGAATTGTCATTGGGTGATTTAGAGTATCGTGGTGATAACCAAGAACAATTAGTTCAGTTTTATCAAAAAATGAACTTCAAAACTTTCTTAAGTCGAATGGATATTCCACAAGAAAATACTTCTGAAGCTTTAGCAGATATTAAAGTGCAACCATTAGATGCTACTGCTATTAAAGCAATTGCTGGTAACACTAAGCCACAAACATTAATCGTTGAAGGTTTTGGTGAAAATTATCATTTGGCTCCAATTGTTGGTTTAGCAATATCGGATGGTAAAAACTATTACGGAACGACTGATGTTTCGGTATTAGAAAATGCTGATTTGAAAGCTTGGCTAGCTGATGAGACAAAGGAAAAGTATCTCTTTGATAACAAGCGAACGATTGCGTTATTGCATCGTTATGGTTGTGATATAGCTGGTATTAGTTTTGACATGTTATTAGTGGCCTATTTATTGGATACTAATGATAACAAGCAAGATATCGGTTTAGTTGCCAAAAACTATAATGTCAATTTGCCATCAGAAGAAGAATTTTATGGTAAAGGTGTTAAGAAGGCTGTTCCTGAAGACACTGATATTTTATTGAACTTCTTAGCTCAAAAGGCACAAGTAATTGCAACTTTAAAAGATAAGATGATGTCTGAATTGAAAGATAATGATCAGGACAGTCTTTATGATGAGATTGAACTTCCATTATCAAATGTCTTGGCCAGTATGGAAATTAAAGGTATTACAGTTGAAGTTTCCAAGTTAAAAGAAATGGAAAATACTTTTGCCACTCGTTTAGCCGAAATTGAAAAGAAAATTTATCAAGAAGCAGGCAAAGAATTTAATATTAATTCGCCTAAACAATTGGGAGTAGTCTTGTTCGAAGATTTGAAATTACCTGTTGTTAAGAAAACTAAGACTGGCTATTCTACATCAGTTGATGTTTTGGAGAAATTAAAAGATAAGTCACCAGTAGTTCAGATGGTTTTAGATTATCGTCAAATTTCTAAAATTCAATCAACTTATGTAGTCGGATTACAAAAGTTTGTTCAACCAGATAACAAGATTCATACGATTTATTTACAAACTTTGACCCAAACAGGTCGTTTGTCATCAATTGAACCAAACTTGCAAAATATTCCAATTCGAATCGACGAAGGTAAGCAGATTAGAAAGGCATTCGTGCCACAGCATGAAGATTGGGAAATCTTTTCAGCCGATTATTCACAAGTTGAATTACGTGTTTTAGCTCACATTTCGGGTGATGAACATATGCAAGAGGCGTTTAAGGAAGATTACGATATTCATGCTCATACGGCCATGCGTATTTTTGGCTTGAATAGTACTGATGAGGTAACACCAAATATGCGTCGTCAAGCTAAAGCTACTAACTTCGGAATTGTATACGGAATTAGTGATTATGGTTTGTCACAAAATATTGGTATCAGTCGAAAACAAGCTGCGGCCTTTATCGAATCTTACTTTGAACAATATCCTGGTGTTAAGAAATACATGGATGATATTGTTAAATATGCACGCGAGAACGGTTATGTTGAAACAATTATGCACCGTCGTCGTTATTTACCAGATATTCACTCAAGTAACTTTAATATTAGAAATTTTGCCAAACGGACGGCAATGAATACGCCTATTCAAGGTAGTGCGGCTGATATTATTAAAGTTGCCATGATCAATATGCAGAAGATGTTGAAAAAAGAAAACTTGCAAGCTAATTTATTGCTACAAGTACATGATGAAATGATTTTTGAAGCTCCAAAATCAGAAATTGAGACTTTAGAAAAATTAGTGCCAAGCGTGATGGATTCAGCTGTCAAACTTGATGTTCCTTTGAAGGTCGAAACAGCTCATGGTCAAACTTGGTATGAAGCAAAGTAGGTTGATAATATGCCAGAGATGCCAGAAGTAGAAACAGTTAGACGTGGTTTGAATGCTCAAGTCAAAGGACGTAAAATCACTGATGTTGAAATACGCTATCAAAATTTAATTACTGGGGATGTTGACCAGTTTAAAGAATTTGTTACCGGGGCAACTATTACTGATGTAGGTCGTCGGGCAAAGTTTTTGTTGATTCATTTGGATAATGGCTATACAATTATTAGTCATCTAAGAATGGAAGGCCGCTATCGAATTTCGGCAGATCCAAGTGCCATTGATAAACATTCCCACGCCATTTTTACATTAGATAATGGTCAAAAAATGATTTATAATGATGTTCGAAAATTTGGTCGTATGCAGTTGTGGAATACCGACGATTTAGCTAACAATAAATCAATTCACAAACTTGGTCCTGAGCCACTTTCGGTAGAATTTACTTTTGAGGACCTGAAACCAAGAATAATGCGTCATCGTAAAGACATTAAGACTGTTTTGTTGGATCAGTCAGTAATGAGCGGTCTAGGAAATATTTATGTTGATGAAGTTTTGTGGAAGGTTAAATTACATCCGGAAACACCGGCCAACCATTTAACTGATACAGATATCCAAAACATTATTGAAGCTTCTAATCAAGAGATGAAAAATGCGATTGCTTCAGGCGGTTCAACAATTAGATCCTATGTTGATGCAACAGGCCACACAGGAAATATGCAAAATAGTCTCCAAGTTTATGGTAAGGAGGGGACACCTTGTCCACGTTGTGGAACTGACATTGTTAAAATCAAAGTCGGTGGAAGAGGAACGCATTTTTGTCCTAAGTGTCAAGTTGTCAAATGAGTAAAATTTACGGATTAACTGGTGGAATTGCTGCTGGAAAGTCGACGGTATTAGCAATGTTTAGGGATCACGGATTCATAATATTTGATGCCGATTCATTTGCCCGGGAAGTAGTCGTTCCTAATTCGATAGGGTTAAAACAAATCGTTGCGCAATTTGGAGAGCAAATTTTGAATGAAGATGGAACCTTGAACCGAGCTGAGCTAGGCTCAATTGTTTTCAGTGATCGTAATGAATTAGAAAAATTGAACCGAATTACGCGACCATTAATTAAAGAGAAAATTTTAGAGACTATTACATTGATCAAAAGGTCTACTAGTAAAACAATTGCCATTTTTGAGATTCAACTGTTATTTGAAGGCGGTTATGAGGATTACTTTGACGGTGTTATTAGTATTTATGAACGTCCGGAGATTCAATTAGCTCGACTTATGAAACGTAATAATCTGTCTGAAAAAGTTGCTTTGGACCGAATCAACTCCCAGATGTCGATGGATGAGAAGAAACGTCGAGCCGATTTTGTAATTGATAATTCAGGAGATTTAACACAGCTTCAACAGGAATTTAAAAAACTAATATCACAACTTTGATTTGGAAAAGAGGTTGGAATTTTGATTTGTCCACATTGTCATCATGATTCATCAAAAGTAATTGACAGTCGTCCCAGCGATGAAGGACGCGCCATTAGAAGACGTCGTGAATGTGAGTACTGTGGTACTCGCTTTACAACGTTTGAAAGATTAGAAAAGTCGCCGCTCTTGGTTATCAAGAAAAATGGTAATCGTGAGGAATTCAGTCGTGAGAAATTACTTCGGGGAATTGTTCGTGCAGCCGAGAAACGTCCAGTTACCATGGATCAGATGAACGATATCGTCGATAAGGTTGAAAATGAAATCAGAGCTAACGGTGAAAGTGAAGTTGGCTCACAAATTATTGGTGAACATGTCATGAAAATTTTAGCCAAGGTTGATGATGTTACTTATATCCGCTTTGCTAGCGTTTATCGTGAATTTAAAGACATGAATAGTTTCATGCGTGAAGTTCAAGAGATGATGGCAAACGGTAATAAAATTGATAAGAAGTAAGAGGGATGCCAGTGTCTACAAGTAATTTTGGATCAGAAAAGTTTACACCACTAGTAGGCTATTGGTGTTTGCCAAATGGTCATTTGAATGATGATGATCGTCACGTTTTAACCGATTTATATTTGCCCATTTTGGGAACAGAGGCTTTTAGCCTCTATTTGTTGTTGTGGGAAAAATTACCTAATAAGGAACTAGTCACGCAACGTAAAAGTCACGCTGAATTGCTGAGTTTATTAGGAATTGATTTGAAACGGTTTTATGAAGCACGCATTAAAGCTGAAGCATTAGGGTTGATCCGTACCTTTGAAAAAAAAGATGATCTTGGTCCATATTATGTTTATCAACTGTTTGAACCTTTATCACCGGATGACTTTTTTAAGGATGACTTGCTAAGTATCTTCTTATACGAGCAAGTTAGTGATAGTAAATATCGTTTATTGGTTGATAAATATGCTCATTCAGACTTGATTTTGCAAGATTCTCAAGAAATTACGAAGGATTTCTTGGAAGTCTTCCAATTGAGTAATAATGATTTGATCAATACACCAACTGAAGTTAAAAACGCGAAAAATAACTTTGCCACAACGGCTGATGTTAAGAAACCTACGTTAAATGCTAAGAAGGTTAAACCATTAGACTGGGAATTGATTTCTGATCGAATTCAACAGTTGTATCGAATTAATCCAGATAATTTATTAGAGAATCAAGAGTTGATCCTTAATCTGCACGCTTTTTATGGATTAGATGAGATGGTTTTGATTGATTTAATTGGTAAAACTTGTGATATTGTCAACAATAAAATTGATCCTAAACGTTTGAAAAAGTCAGTGCAGGACCGTTTTGAAAAGAATGCTAATATCTCCGTTAAAAACCAAGCTCCAACAGTGGAGACAACTCCAGATACTTCTGCAACAAGCCTAAACCGCTCTGACCAATTGATTTTGCAACAAGCGAAGTCAATGACACCTGCAGATTTTTTGGCGGCTCAAAAACAAAAAAGTGGCGGTTTTGTGGGTACAGTAGAATCGCGTGCTTTACGTGATATGGCTATGAAGACTTATTTGTCAGCTGGAGTTTTGAATATTATGGTTTACTATATCTTGCAAAATTCGCCGACCTTAACTTCGCCATTAATGGAAACGATGGCCAATGATTGGCAGCAAAATAATGTTCAAACACCTGAACAAGCTCTCAAACGCATCAATGAATTTCAAAACAAGCCGCGCAATCCTAAGCGCCGCTATAACAACAATCGGAATCGTAAAGTGGAACAAGCTACTGACTGGAGTAAAGTTAAAGCCAAAGTTCCAAAGCAACAAAACCAACAAACTAGTCACAGTGAAATGCAAGATCGCTTGAAACGACTAAGAAATAAGGATAATTAAGCATGGAAAATTTAGGAAATAGACTGGCAGAATATTTAAATTCAAAGAATTTGACGGAGGATTATCGCCGTCTTCTTAATGGTGCTTTGAAAGACCCAGATGTTCAAAGCTTCTTGAAAGAAAATAGCGATTCAATCAATCCTAATGCGATTTCAACGAGTGCCGCCAGTATTTATGAGTTTTACAATAACAAAAATCATGCTAGTGAATTGTCCCGTGGTTATTATCCTAAGTTAATCGTAAATAATCACAATATCGAAGTAGCTTACTATCCTAATGAAAGAACCCAGAATCGGGAAAAACGTGATCAGTATGAATCTGGTTTCGTTTTGATGGATATGCCTTCTGACATTAGAAGTGCTAAGTTGGATGATTACAATGGTGATGGTCGACAAGACGCCTTGGGCAAATCGCTTGATTTTATCGATAACTATTTGAACCAAAAAGGCTTTGTACCGGGACTATATTTAGCCGGTGATTTTGGTGTTGGAAAAACTTATTTGCTGGGTGCAATTGCCAACGAACTATTCAAACATGACGTTCATACGACAATGATGCATTTTCCTACTTTTGCGGTAGAAATGAAAAACTCGATCGGTTCTAACAGTGTTTTGGCAAAAGTTAATAAAGTTAAAGGTGCAGAAATCTTAATGCTTGATGATATTGGGGCGGATTCGATGTCTAGTTGGATTCGTGATGAAGTTTTAGGAGTCATTTTGCAATATCGGATGCAAGAAAATTTGCCAACTTTCTTTTCATCTAATTTTTCAATGCAAGAATTGGAAAAACACCTGGCTATCAACCAGCGTGGTGAGGAAGAACCAGTTAAGGCAAAGCGAATTATGGAGCGTGTTAAGTACTTATCACGTGAGGTTATTGTTACCGGTCAAAACAGAAGATTTGAAAAATAACTTGCAATCAATGAAAATAAATGTTTCAATAAAGCCATGAAAGATAACACTTTGGTTCTATTCAGGGAGGGTACGATTACTGAAAGCTTACCCATTACTGGAGTTACCACTTTCACATAAAACTGTATAATGGTCGGTTACTTTATAACCAAATGAGAGAAAACTGTTATTTGTTGTACAGTTTTAAAGTGGGTGGAACCGCGTAGAAATACGTCCCTGAAGTATGCACATATTTAAATATATGTATATACTTCAGGGACGTATTTTTTTTGTTATCAAATTTTAGGAGGAAAATAGTCAATGTCAAAAATCAAGTTAACATTCCCAGATGATTCAGTTAAGGAGTTTGACGAAGGCACTACAACCTTAGACGTTGCTAAGTCAATTAGCACATCTCTAGGTAAAAAAGCTGTTGCTGGTAAATTAAACGACA
Proteins encoded:
- a CDS encoding metal-dependent hydrolase family protein — its product is METLYKNFNLFDGKTAQIQKDAWFIVDDKSGEIIKLGFKDAPDAEHIVDLQQKYVMPGLINSHVHLMMNAITNKLNYLSEAEVTFTALNNLKEALQAGVTYVRDCGCAFDVDIKLRRLQEEGQLGGTEIVPSGRPMSITGGHADFTEGLDGETTWGNIVDSPDEMRHAVRREFKLGAKNIKIMVTGGVMSATDKIDDVELSMPELETVVEEAHNKHMTVAAHAEGAKGIHEAIVAGVDSIEHGCLITDDDIELIKQKGIYLTPTVIATYSIPAYGEGKLPDYMIEKAKGFKEQFYARMKVAIPAGVKLSFGTDAGTPFNRFGDIPKELELLTDVGATNEEALLSATKNSSHLLGIDDKYGSLETGKIADFLVLDDDPIADIKAVQQADKAVYKKGVKVF
- a CDS encoding metal-dependent hydrolase family protein, with translation MNKTFTNLNLFNGIDETIVRNSYFTVNESGRITEIGVGIPNDDSQKIDLKGKYVMPGMINAHTHIMMDPFLNKFNYASETEVTFEALNNLQKLLLSGVTYVRDCGCAFDVDIKLRKLQEDGQLKGTEILPSGRPMTMTGGHADFVEGLDGETTWGHITDSNDAMRHAVRQNFKRGANNIKVMVTGGVMSPTDQVDDVELTEEEIRIAVEEAHSKHMTVAAHAQGNRGIQFALNAGVDSIEHGIYLDKKQAEFMKDNDICLVPTLSACVNIEKFAKGKVPNYMYLKNQAVKADLFRNATMATQKGVKIIVGTDAGTPFNSFDTGTADEVVLLTELGLTPYQALLGTNIYAAELLKIDDQYGSIDVDKFADFLVLDENPLDDITAIRQANKLVYKKGELVNKKVNVGLNEVADLL
- a CDS encoding MFS transporter, with protein sequence MGLDNSVSTRVKLSILAVGLLSFTGILIETSMNVTFPTLVKMLNVSLGTVQWLTTGYLLLTTIVMSTTAYLLKKFNPLKLFIFATACCFIGSLVCLMAPDFPVLLGGRLLQAVSTGLSTPLMFNLIFEEIPTSKLGLYTGLAGIVISLAPALGPTYGGVVNGLWSWREIFVGVLPLIILLFIIGIFTIRGQARGTKGISFDYLSVAGLAIIFSTILFTFDQAGRYGWDSKKFLLWVLGSLVIFIIFTWYNRQSSRQLIDFSILRVPVLRLRLFGYFSLQFINIGLSFVLPIFAQTVLKLDSAQAGLMLLPGSLLGAAVGPIAGYMYDRRGAWIPLLISGLLITVGSGLFWIKSESLTMVGIIWIYILVRIGFSMGFGVSLSDGSVQVKGAKKSDQNSLYSMMQQYAGSLGTNVLSVVISAVAITSGTNNEVLNTIAGAKIDFAILTVLSLLVLLSIIYVYFRYERQKD
- the polA gene encoding DNA polymerase I; the protein is MSKNKKLLLIDGNSVSFRAFFAMHNVLDKFVTGEGIHTNALYAFNNMLELILKDEQPTHALVAFDAGKTTFRTKMFDEYKGTRAKTPQELMEQLPLIQEMLNYRGIKTYELPDYEADDIIGTMSRKAELDGMDVTIITGDRDLTQLATDKVTVKVNVKGVTETEAYTPEHVQEKLGITPKQIIDMKGLMGDTSDHYPGVEKVGEKTAIKLINEYGSVEGIYDHVDEMKKSKLKEHLINDKDKAFLSKKLATINLEAPVELSLGDLEYRGDNQEQLVQFYQKMNFKTFLSRMDIPQENTSEALADIKVQPLDATAIKAIAGNTKPQTLIVEGFGENYHLAPIVGLAISDGKNYYGTTDVSVLENADLKAWLADETKEKYLFDNKRTIALLHRYGCDIAGISFDMLLVAYLLDTNDNKQDIGLVAKNYNVNLPSEEEFYGKGVKKAVPEDTDILLNFLAQKAQVIATLKDKMMSELKDNDQDSLYDEIELPLSNVLASMEIKGITVEVSKLKEMENTFATRLAEIEKKIYQEAGKEFNINSPKQLGVVLFEDLKLPVVKKTKTGYSTSVDVLEKLKDKSPVVQMVLDYRQISKIQSTYVVGLQKFVQPDNKIHTIYLQTLTQTGRLSSIEPNLQNIPIRIDEGKQIRKAFVPQHEDWEIFSADYSQVELRVLAHISGDEHMQEAFKEDYDIHAHTAMRIFGLNSTDEVTPNMRRQAKATNFGIVYGISDYGLSQNIGISRKQAAAFIESYFEQYPGVKKYMDDIVKYARENGYVETIMHRRRYLPDIHSSNFNIRNFAKRTAMNTPIQGSAADIIKVAMINMQKMLKKENLQANLLLQVHDEMIFEAPKSEIETLEKLVPSVMDSAVKLDVPLKVETAHGQTWYEAK